Proteins found in one Pelmatolapia mariae isolate MD_Pm_ZW linkage group LG7, Pm_UMD_F_2, whole genome shotgun sequence genomic segment:
- the LOC134631845 gene encoding kelch-like protein 42: MILFEWVSFWLKCILRRILDAFPIVNNWIASSGVTDRALCQTDSEEWKTNEALRTYLLGDGDETKVTVQTSPHAFLVNLERLSECSEYFRALSQSSMRETSESLIHMDHVSSSIFHNLLEFSFNNNFKVPQNELGAHIKVSNYLLAEAFLSKCLSVLTDELSPSNCLSYLSLAHEIFCVELKMTVLTYLSRNLLELPDIIRCLNEEEKEEVVHLRTRGDRHLCTLRKENLSSWKDPETEHARHIFTLQGSEDSGDWCPVTELPFRADKWCITTVVLYNYLYVIGGYRERMKRGWEFSMASFQYNPFTHTWVTTSPLIKHRRHFSAVACEGCIYAVGGWYLDSLVTPDSSTALYTAVERYDPWKDTWRFVSSLPLTDFQFTMSLSHDVPLATTLGQCIYVLGSIQRTGEKLLLQYNTKKDVWSELLPTLTRASVDLPTLYFLGATDRLLVIGGNNSENVVTSFCVESQKWGPVYSAEKVAFAGQGTVAGDQILMMPSVEHNTVVSMDLQTLSLKALPPLPIFTRYEATFYLHF, from the exons ATGATACTTTTTGAGTGGGTAAGCTTTTGGCTGAAATGCATTCTTAGAAGGATTTTGGATGCTTTTCCAATAGTCAACAACTGGATAGCGTCCTCAGGTGTCACAGACAGAGCATTATGCCAAACAGACTCAGAGGAATGGAAGACTAATGAAGCGCTACGCACATATCTCCTTGGAGATGGTGATGAAACCAAGGTTACAGTCCAAACCAGCCCACATGCCTTTCTT GTGAACCTAGAAAGACTTTCAGAGTGCAGTGAGTACTTCCGAGCTTTGTCCCAATCCAGCATGAGAGAGACCTCTGAGAGCCTCATCCACATGGATCACGTGTCCTCTTCCATCTTCCACAATCTGCTTGAGTTTTCCTTCAATAATAATTTCAAAGTTCCCCAAAATGAGTTGGGAGCACATATCAAG GTAAGCAACTATCTTCTAGCAGAGGCCTTCCTCTCAAAGTGCCTGTCAGTCCTGACAGATGAGCTCAGCCCATCTAACTGTTTGTCATACCTGAGTCTTGCTCATGAGATCTTTTGTGTGGAACTGAAGATGACAGTACTGACTTACTTGAGTAGAAACCTGCTGGAGCTCCCGGACATCATCAG GTGCCTGAATGAAGAGGAGAAGGAAGAAGTTGTCCACTTGAGGACTCGAGGAGACCGACACCTCTGCACCCTACGGAAAGAGAACCTGAGTTCTTGGAAGGATCCAGAAACAGAACATGCACGACACATATTCACCCTGCAAGGATCAGAGGACAGTGGAGATTGGTGTCCAGTTACAGAGCTTCCCTTTCGGGCTGATAAGTGGTGTATTACAACAGTGGTGCTTTACAACTACTTGTATGTCATAGGAGGTTACAGGGAGCGTATGAAGAGAGGCTGGGAGTTCAGCATGGCTTCCTTTCAATACAATCCCTTTACTCATACGTGGGTCACCACATCTCCTCTGATAAAA CACAGAAGGCACTTCAGTGCAGTGGCCTGTGAAGGCTGTATTTACGCAGTGGGAGGCTGGTACTTGGACTCTCTAGTAACTCCAGACTCCAGCACAGCTCTCTACACAGCTGTAGAGCGCTATGACCCATGGAAAGATACGTGGAG GTTTGTGTCATCATTGCCACTCACTGACTTCCAGTTCACCATGTCTTTGTCCCATGATGTTCCTCTTGCTACAACCCTTGGACAGTGTATCTATGTGCTGGGGAGCATCCAGAGGACTGGAGAGAAGTTGTTACTGCAGTACAACACAAAGAAAG ATGTATGGTCTGAACTGCTTCCCACCCTTACCAGAGCCAGCGTAGATCTCCCTACACTTTACTTCCTGGGGGCCACGGACAGGCTGCTTGTGATTGGTGGCAACAACTCAGAGAATGTGGTAACCTCGTTCTGTGTGGAGTCACAGAAATGGGGGCCG GTGTACAGCGCTGAGAAAGTGGCATTTGCAGGTCAGGGGACAGTGGCTGGTGATCAGATCCTGATGATGCCGAGTGTGGAGCACAACACTGTTGTTAGCATGGACCTCCAAACGCTCTCCCTCAAAGCTCTCCCTCCTCTACCCATCTTCACTCGCTATGAAGCTACCTTTTATCTTCATTTCTAA
- the chkb gene encoding choline/ethanolamine kinase, with protein sequence MWFIISSYVRLFRLSSFTGGLRVSASPSCRLRPTFHPAVPSLSARKFNMQPSRSVASSCGEAGLDKANSSGPENYSTSIATVTTEETGPPDVKKQVESTLVLNQRRLRTHSPLLGANCDDDSEAESFRDGRSEEVDRDTRERAINWSRDFLSGSWKTIEDADFQISIVSGGLSNLLYLCSLPDHVQCVKDEPRQVLLRIYGAILQGVDSLVLESVMFAILAERALGPKLYGIFPQGRLEQYLPNTRMRTSQLSDPAISAEIATKLARFHNMVMPFNKKPKWLFGTIDKYMEQVMNISFVREAHVKKYKKLMKLDLPAELRSLRALLAATPSPVVFCHNDVQEGNILMLEEGKHSSAEKLMLIDFEYSSYNYRGFDFGNHFCEWMYDYTYNEWPFYKATPENYPTREQQLLFIRSYLAEQHKDNNVAVDQTQIEEDLIIEANRYALASHFLWGLWSIIQAKISKIEFGYMDYAQCRFDAYFKQKKLFS encoded by the exons ATGTGGTTCATAATATCCAGTTATGTTCGGCTCTTCCGGTTAAGCAGCTTTACCGGCGGACTGCGTGTGTCAGCGAGTCCCTCCTGTCGCCTCAGACCGACATTTCACCCTGCTGTTCCTTCACTCTCCGCCCGGAAATTCAACATGCAGCCCAGCCGAAGTGTAGCAAGCAGTTGCGGCGAAGCGGGTTTAGACAAAGCAAATAGTTCAGGGCCGGAGAATTACAGCACCAGCATTGCCACAGTCACTACAGAAGAAACGGGTCCTCCGGATGTGAAGAAGCAAGTGGAGAGCACGCTTGTTCTAAACCAGAGACGCCTAAGGACTCATAGTCCGCTATTAGGGGCCAACTGTGATGACGACTCGGAGGCAGAGTCTTTCCGGGATGGGAGAAGCGAAGAGGTCGACCGGGACACCAGGGAGAGGGCCATAAATTGGTCCCGAGACTTTCTGTCGGGGTCGTGGAAGACCATTGAAGATGCTGATTTTCAAATTAGCATTGTCAG tggtgGACTGAGTAATCTGCTGTACCTGTGTAGTTTGCCCGACCATGTGCAATGTGTGAAAGACGAACCTCGCCAGGTGCTCCTCAGGATTTATGGTGCCATCTTACAG GGAGTGGACTCTTTGGTACTAGAGAGTGTGATGTTTGCCATTCTGGCTGAACGAGCTTTAGGCCCAAAACTTTATGGCATCTTCCCCCAAGGACGCTTGGAACAGTACCTTCCG aATACTCGCATGCGCACCAGTCAGCTTTCAGACCCAGCCATCTCCGCTGAGATTGCCACGAAGCTGGCCCGTTTCCATAACATGGTTATGCCCTTTAACAAAAAGCCTAAGTGGCTGTTTGGGACCATCGATAA ATACATGGAACAAGTGATGAATATTAGTTTTGTACGTGAGGCACATGTGAAGAAGTACAAGAAGCTGATGAAACTGGACCTTCCTGCTGAACTGAGAAGCCTCCG TGCTTTGCTCGCAGCAACTCCCTCGCCAGTGGTGTTTTGTCACAATGATGTCCAAGAAG GCAACATCCTCATGCTGGAAGAGGGAAAGCATTCCTCAGCGGAAAAACTCATGCTCATAGACTTTGAATACAGCAGTTACAACTACAG GGGTTTTGACTTCGGCAACCATTTCTGTGAGTGGATGTATGACTACACCTACAATGAGTGGCCTTTCTACAAAGCCACACCAGAGAACTATCCaaccagagagcagcag cttcTTTTTATTAGAAGTTATTTGGCAGAACAGCACAAAGACAATAACGTTGCTGTGGACCAGACACAAATTGAAGAAGATTTAATCATTGAAGCAAACAG atATGCATTAGCATCACACTTCCTCTGGGGGCTCTGGTCCATCATACAAGCTAAGATATCCAAGATTGAGTTTGGATACATG GACTACGCCCAGTGTCGTTTTGATGCCTACTTCAAGCAAAAGAAGCTCTTCAGCTGA